A portion of the Corynebacterium ammoniagenes DSM 20306 genome contains these proteins:
- the uvrA gene encoding excinuclease ABC subunit UvrA has product MADRLVVRGAREHNLKGVDIDVPRDKMVVFTGLSGSGKSSLAFDTIFAEGQRRYVESLSSYARMFLGQMDKPDVDFIDGLSPAVSIDQKSTNHNPRSTVGTITEIYDYLRLLFSRAGTPHCPKCDAIIERQTPQQIVDDVLTQEEKLKFQVLAPIVRKRKGEFVDLFEDLASQGFVRATVDGELIQLNDPPALKKQIKHDISVVVDRLQVKASAKQRLTDSVETALRLADGLVTIDYVDNEELTHTYSEKASCPNGHPLTIEEYEPRAFSFNAPFGACPACDGIGTKTEVDLDLLIPDKDAPANNAIQPWTSSPNSKYFVKLVEGLGKALDFDPEAPLSSLSDEQRDALIYGSDQEVNVRYKNRYGRQRNWTAPFEGAIGFLERKLEQTDSDWAKDRLLQYTRLVPCPTCQGSRLRPEILAVRLAAEGFEELSIAGLTGLSIEDSSKFLNSLILGHREEIIAGAVLKEIQARLRFLLDVGLNYLSLDRGASTLSGGEAQRIRLATQIGSGLAGVLYVLDEPSIGLHQRDNHRLIETLKRLRDIGNTLIVVEHDEDTIRESDWLIDIGPRAGEYGGEVVYQGEPKGILKAKDSLTGQYLSGAKKLGVPDTRREIDSERTLKVVGAHENNLKDIDVEIPLGVLVCVTGVSGSGKSTVVNQILAKTLANKLNRARQVPGRAVRVEGVEHLDKLVQVDQSPIGRTPRSNPATYTGVFDKIRNLFAETQEAKVRGYKAGRFSFNVKGGRCEACQGDGTLKIEMNFLPDVYVPCEVCDGARYNRETLEVLYKGKNIAEVLDMPISEASEFFEPITSIHRYLATLVDVGLGYVRLGQAATTLSGGEAQRVKLASELQKRTNGRTIYILDEPTTGLHFEDIRKLMLVIQGLVDKGNSVIIIEHNLDVIKAADWIVDMGPEGGAGGGTVVAEGTPEDVAAVEGSYTGRFLKPVLEG; this is encoded by the coding sequence GTGGCTGATCGTTTAGTAGTCCGCGGTGCCCGTGAGCACAACCTCAAAGGTGTGGACATTGATGTCCCGCGCGACAAAATGGTCGTATTTACCGGCCTGTCCGGTTCGGGTAAGTCTTCGCTGGCTTTCGATACCATCTTTGCCGAGGGGCAACGCCGGTACGTAGAGTCTTTGAGCTCGTATGCCCGGATGTTTTTAGGCCAGATGGATAAACCTGACGTGGACTTTATTGATGGTTTGTCCCCGGCGGTATCCATCGATCAGAAATCTACGAACCACAACCCGCGTTCCACCGTGGGCACCATTACCGAAATCTATGACTACCTGCGTTTGCTCTTCTCGCGCGCAGGTACACCGCATTGCCCGAAGTGTGATGCCATCATTGAGCGGCAAACCCCGCAGCAAATTGTCGACGATGTCTTAACTCAAGAAGAAAAACTGAAATTCCAGGTGCTGGCTCCGATTGTGCGCAAGCGCAAGGGTGAGTTTGTGGATCTGTTCGAAGATCTAGCCAGCCAAGGCTTCGTGCGTGCCACTGTCGATGGGGAGCTGATTCAGCTCAATGACCCACCGGCGTTGAAAAAGCAGATTAAGCACGACATCAGCGTCGTGGTGGACCGCCTGCAGGTTAAGGCGTCGGCAAAGCAGCGTCTGACGGATTCAGTGGAAACGGCGCTGCGGCTTGCCGATGGTTTGGTGACCATCGATTACGTCGACAATGAAGAGCTCACCCACACCTATTCCGAAAAGGCCTCGTGCCCTAATGGTCACCCATTGACGATTGAGGAATATGAGCCACGTGCGTTTTCTTTCAACGCGCCGTTTGGTGCATGCCCAGCGTGTGATGGCATTGGTACCAAAACGGAAGTAGATCTGGATCTTCTGATTCCAGATAAAGACGCTCCTGCGAATAATGCCATTCAGCCGTGGACGTCCTCGCCGAACTCCAAGTACTTCGTCAAGCTGGTGGAAGGTCTAGGCAAGGCGCTAGATTTCGATCCGGAGGCGCCGTTAAGCTCGCTGAGCGATGAGCAGCGTGATGCCCTGATTTATGGCTCGGACCAGGAAGTCAACGTCCGTTACAAGAACCGTTATGGCCGCCAGCGCAATTGGACTGCTCCTTTTGAAGGTGCCATCGGATTTTTAGAGCGCAAATTAGAGCAGACTGACTCAGACTGGGCGAAAGACCGGCTGTTGCAGTACACCCGCTTGGTGCCCTGCCCGACCTGTCAGGGCTCGCGCCTGCGCCCAGAAATCCTGGCTGTGCGTCTAGCCGCGGAAGGCTTCGAGGAGCTCTCGATTGCTGGGCTGACTGGTCTGTCGATTGAGGATTCCTCGAAGTTCTTGAACTCGTTGATCTTGGGCCACCGCGAAGAAATCATTGCCGGTGCGGTGCTAAAAGAAATTCAAGCACGCCTGCGCTTTTTGCTCGACGTCGGTTTGAACTACCTCAGCTTGGACCGCGGCGCTTCCACCTTGTCCGGTGGTGAAGCCCAACGTATTCGCTTAGCCACGCAGATCGGTTCCGGCCTGGCCGGTGTCTTATATGTGCTGGATGAACCCTCGATTGGCCTGCACCAGCGCGATAACCACCGCTTGATTGAAACGCTGAAGCGTCTGCGTGATATTGGCAATACCCTCATCGTCGTTGAACACGATGAGGACACCATCCGGGAATCTGATTGGCTTATTGATATCGGCCCACGCGCAGGTGAATACGGCGGGGAAGTGGTCTATCAAGGCGAGCCGAAGGGCATCTTAAAAGCCAAGGACTCTTTAACCGGTCAGTACCTCTCCGGTGCGAAGAAGCTGGGGGTTCCAGATACCCGCCGCGAGATTGACTCCGAGCGCACACTCAAGGTCGTCGGCGCGCACGAAAACAACCTCAAAGATATCGACGTGGAAATCCCACTCGGTGTCTTGGTGTGTGTCACCGGTGTGTCCGGGTCCGGCAAGTCCACGGTCGTTAACCAAATTTTGGCGAAGACCTTAGCTAATAAGCTCAACCGGGCCCGCCAGGTACCAGGGCGTGCGGTGCGCGTCGAAGGTGTTGAGCACCTGGATAAATTAGTCCAAGTTGACCAGTCACCGATCGGGCGTACGCCACGGTCCAACCCGGCAACCTATACCGGTGTGTTCGATAAAATCCGTAACCTTTTTGCCGAAACTCAAGAGGCGAAGGTGCGCGGTTATAAGGCGGGACGCTTTAGCTTTAACGTTAAAGGCGGGCGCTGTGAGGCCTGCCAGGGTGACGGCACCCTGAAGATTGAGATGAACTTCTTGCCGGACGTTTATGTCCCGTGTGAAGTCTGTGATGGCGCGCGCTATAACCGTGAGACCTTGGAAGTGCTGTACAAGGGCAAAAATATCGCCGAAGTACTGGACATGCCGATCTCGGAAGCCTCGGAATTTTTCGAACCTATTACCTCCATTCACCGCTACCTCGCCACTCTTGTCGATGTCGGCTTGGGCTACGTGCGCCTAGGCCAAGCAGCTACCACGTTGTCCGGTGGTGAGGCACAGCGCGTGAAGCTTGCTTCGGAGCTGCAAAAGCGCACCAATGGCCGCACCATTTATATTTTGGATGAGCCCACGACCGGTTTGCACTTTGAAGATATTCGCAAGCTAATGCTGGTTATCCAGGGGCTGGTGGATAAAGGTAACTCCGTGATCATCATTGAGCACAACCTGGACGTCATCAAGGCTGCCGACTGGATTGTGGACATGGGGCCCGAAGGTGGTGCCGGTGGTGGCACCGTCGTGGCAGAAGGCACACCGGAAGATGTTGCAGCTGTTGAAGGCTCGTACACCGGACGGTTCCTCAAACCTGTACTTGAGGGGTAG
- a CDS encoding MBL fold metallo-hydrolase, translating to MTNEITLHHISVSEMDNNCYLLAANGEGLLIDAADNAPAIMEMAEKANVKITKVLTTHRHWDHVRALPEILKETDATHYAAFLESPALPSAVDVELQHDDTISFGGIDHDVIILRGHTPGGAALAVNLDGVPQLFVGDSLFPGGVGKTTSEGDFVRLYKDVTERLFDIYPDEAVVWPGHGKPTTLGDERPQLGSWWDRRW from the coding sequence ATGACGAACGAAATTACTTTGCATCACATCTCCGTTTCCGAGATGGATAATAATTGCTATCTGCTCGCAGCCAATGGCGAAGGCTTGCTTATCGATGCCGCCGATAACGCCCCAGCCATCATGGAGATGGCCGAAAAAGCCAATGTAAAAATCACGAAGGTTCTTACCACCCACCGCCACTGGGACCACGTGCGTGCCCTGCCGGAGATTCTAAAAGAAACTGATGCCACGCATTACGCCGCATTCCTCGAATCTCCTGCCCTGCCCTCTGCCGTGGATGTGGAATTGCAACACGATGACACCATCTCTTTTGGCGGAATTGACCACGATGTCATCATCTTGCGCGGGCACACTCCTGGTGGTGCGGCGCTAGCGGTCAACCTTGATGGCGTCCCGCAGCTTTTTGTCGGAGACTCCCTGTTTCCTGGTGGCGTAGGCAAGACCACTTCGGAAGGTGACTTTGTGCGCCTCTATAAAGATGTCACCGAGCGCCTATTCGATATCTACCCGGATGAAGCTGTGGTCTGGCCCGGACACGGCAAACCCACCACGCTAGGCGATGAACGCCCGCAGCTGGGTAGCTGGTGGGACCGCCGGTGGTAA
- a CDS encoding DoxX family protein: MLRKIARPMLASFFVWDGVDTLRNTEAHVEETENMLERLRKVLPRDYASFVPNDPELVSRAIAGTRVGAGSLLALGKAPRTSAAVLAGTTLPALVGANAFWSADSQKEKNEGRNALVTNTALLGALFITAQDLEGKPSLSWRAKKAGERTSKKVQAALPTKSETQHLTDKASDWFEDTTDRVTSYVDDHKDDWQDTGKDLLHTAKSYVDDARSYVDDNKDDWQEAGKGLIANVRDTAKDYGQTARGFVNDNAGDWLSAAEDNVKIARKAVVKNASKAQKKADKAVKKADKASGGSLKKWNKKADKFQKDADKKIAKAIKKVGKNI; the protein is encoded by the coding sequence ATGCTACGTAAAATTGCCCGTCCAATGCTCGCGTCCTTCTTTGTGTGGGACGGCGTGGACACGTTGCGCAACACTGAAGCGCACGTCGAAGAGACCGAAAATATGCTGGAGCGACTGCGCAAGGTACTGCCTCGCGACTACGCGAGCTTCGTACCTAATGACCCGGAGCTGGTCTCCCGCGCCATTGCAGGCACCCGCGTCGGTGCAGGTTCCCTGTTGGCACTGGGCAAAGCACCACGCACCTCCGCTGCAGTCCTAGCCGGCACCACCCTGCCAGCATTGGTCGGCGCGAATGCTTTCTGGTCTGCGGACTCCCAGAAGGAAAAGAACGAAGGCCGCAATGCCCTAGTTACCAACACCGCACTGTTGGGCGCACTCTTTATCACTGCCCAGGATCTGGAAGGCAAGCCTTCACTGTCGTGGCGTGCCAAGAAGGCTGGCGAGCGCACCAGCAAGAAGGTGCAGGCAGCCCTGCCTACCAAGTCTGAGACCCAGCACCTGACTGATAAGGCATCCGACTGGTTCGAGGACACCACCGATCGCGTGACCTCTTACGTTGATGATCACAAGGATGACTGGCAGGACACCGGCAAGGACTTGCTCCACACCGCTAAGTCCTACGTTGATGACGCTCGTTCTTACGTCGATGACAACAAGGACGATTGGCAGGAAGCTGGCAAGGGTCTAATCGCCAATGTGCGCGATACCGCTAAGGACTACGGCCAGACTGCTCGTGGCTTTGTCAACGACAACGCGGGTGACTGGCTATCCGCTGCCGAAGACAACGTGAAGATCGCACGCAAGGCTGTCGTCAAGAATGCGTCCAAGGCACAGAAGAAGGCTGACAAGGCTGTCAAGAAGGCCGATAAGGCCAGCGGTGGCTCCTTGAAGAAGTGGAACAAGAAGGCTGACAAGTTCCAAAAGGACGCCGACAAGAAGATTGCTAAGGCAATCAAGAAGGTTGGCAAGAACATCTAG
- a CDS encoding HelD family protein, with amino-acid sequence MPSVTSPSTPNPSSPHHPAKQQAIAAEQTYVDMLFDRLDKEVEEANQRLNEVQADVDPANPDSDALVRRETEYHLLQGKLDRLNLAQLGLVFGRIDVDAPGDNPTEEGLDRRYIGRMGLDAREDNYRTLLLDWRAPMARPFYLATTAQPEDVAMRRHIRTQGRTVTDITDEVLNRERTSAFVEEDDTTITSETALHQAMDRARTSHMNSIVETIQREQDEIIRDERRGVMVVDGGPGTGKTAVALHRIAYLLYNHRERLASTGVLILGPNSTFLDYISRVLPELGETGVVLSTISELFPGVSPSLQDSLLTREIKGSAAMVDILRAAVQAYQVVPDEAVTIKVEQLYLTATPAMVKAARTRARRSRKPHNDARGAFMEHFVQSLAEQMAEKIGADPLGGHNLLSRADIDQLFDDLSDTQSVQELIDAFWPTLSPQQVLAELLGSEDAIAHAAYDYDEETRHALYRPTQLDTTEAWSAADVALLDELAVLIGMPDVEAQEEAERAAWKEQVADAEDALDILSSSMSTDNDDDMFEAEILSAHDVIDAEALARRQQTVDHRSTAERARADYTWAYGHVVIDEAQELTPMEWRMVFRRTPSRWMTVVGDTGQTSSPAGVDAWDETLSDFVGDRFRVHQLTVNYRTPQPIADLAYKVRTSVDEFAQPTESIRDGEPVRFLDEAPEPLQAGVFTDEHGRLNAIIDISNVEEVKGLEFDHVTVLHPMDIIERSPLGINDLYVALTRATQTLTIIGQWPEEFR; translated from the coding sequence ATGCCCTCCGTGACCTCGCCGTCAACACCTAATCCCTCTTCCCCACACCACCCTGCAAAGCAGCAGGCAATTGCTGCGGAGCAGACCTATGTGGACATGCTCTTTGACCGTTTGGATAAAGAAGTTGAAGAAGCCAACCAGCGCCTCAACGAAGTCCAAGCGGACGTGGATCCTGCCAACCCCGACTCGGATGCCCTAGTTCGTCGCGAAACTGAATACCACCTGCTGCAAGGCAAACTCGACCGGCTCAACTTGGCGCAGCTCGGCCTCGTCTTCGGCCGTATCGATGTGGATGCTCCCGGGGATAACCCCACAGAGGAAGGCCTCGACCGCCGCTATATCGGCCGCATGGGCTTAGACGCCCGCGAAGATAACTATCGCACCTTGCTGCTGGACTGGCGCGCGCCGATGGCTCGCCCATTTTATCTCGCGACCACCGCGCAACCTGAAGATGTCGCAATGCGTCGGCATATTCGCACCCAGGGCCGCACCGTCACCGATATCACTGATGAGGTTCTCAACCGCGAGCGCACCAGCGCGTTTGTGGAAGAAGACGACACCACCATCACCAGTGAGACAGCGCTGCACCAAGCCATGGACCGGGCACGTACCTCCCACATGAATTCCATCGTGGAGACCATCCAGCGCGAACAGGATGAAATCATCCGCGATGAACGCCGCGGGGTCATGGTCGTCGACGGCGGCCCAGGCACGGGCAAGACGGCGGTAGCGCTGCATCGTATAGCGTATTTGCTCTACAACCACCGCGAACGGCTGGCCTCGACCGGTGTTCTTATCCTTGGACCCAATTCCACCTTCTTGGACTATATTTCGCGCGTCTTGCCCGAACTCGGTGAAACCGGCGTGGTGTTATCGACTATTTCAGAGTTGTTTCCCGGCGTTAGCCCGAGCCTGCAAGATTCGTTGCTAACCCGTGAGATCAAAGGCTCGGCCGCCATGGTCGATATTCTTCGAGCCGCCGTGCAGGCCTACCAAGTAGTCCCCGATGAGGCTGTGACCATCAAGGTTGAGCAGCTTTATCTCACTGCAACGCCAGCGATGGTCAAGGCAGCGCGCACCCGCGCGCGTCGTTCCCGCAAGCCCCACAACGATGCCCGCGGGGCGTTTATGGAGCACTTCGTGCAGTCCTTGGCCGAGCAAATGGCCGAGAAGATTGGCGCGGATCCGCTGGGCGGGCACAACCTGCTCTCTCGTGCGGATATCGATCAACTCTTTGATGACTTATCGGACACGCAGTCAGTGCAAGAGCTTATCGATGCATTTTGGCCGACCTTAAGCCCCCAGCAAGTATTAGCCGAGCTACTCGGCTCAGAAGATGCTATTGCCCACGCCGCCTACGACTACGACGAGGAAACTCGCCACGCCCTGTATCGCCCCACGCAGTTGGACACCACGGAAGCCTGGTCCGCTGCCGATGTCGCGCTACTCGATGAGCTAGCGGTACTTATCGGCATGCCGGATGTAGAAGCGCAGGAAGAAGCAGAACGCGCGGCGTGGAAAGAGCAAGTGGCAGATGCCGAGGATGCCCTCGATATCTTGTCCTCATCAATGTCCACCGATAACGACGATGACATGTTTGAGGCAGAGATTTTGTCTGCGCACGACGTCATTGACGCCGAGGCACTCGCCCGTCGTCAGCAAACTGTCGATCACCGCTCCACGGCTGAGCGTGCACGCGCGGACTATACGTGGGCTTATGGACACGTGGTCATCGATGAAGCCCAGGAACTTACGCCCATGGAATGGCGCATGGTCTTTCGCCGCACGCCGTCACGCTGGATGACGGTTGTGGGCGATACCGGTCAGACCAGTTCGCCCGCCGGTGTTGACGCGTGGGATGAGACCTTAAGCGACTTTGTTGGCGACCGCTTCCGCGTGCATCAGCTCACGGTTAATTACCGAACCCCACAACCTATTGCGGACTTGGCTTATAAGGTGCGCACTAGTGTCGATGAATTCGCGCAGCCGACCGAATCCATTCGCGATGGCGAACCGGTGCGTTTCTTGGATGAAGCTCCCGAGCCATTGCAGGCCGGGGTCTTTACCGATGAGCACGGTCGCCTCAATGCCATCATCGATATCAGCAACGTCGAAGAGGTCAAGGGCTTGGAGTTTGACCATGTCACCGTGCTTCATCCAATGGATATCATCGAACGCAGCCCGCTGGGTATCAATGACTTATACGTCGCTCTTACCCGTGCAACGCAGACGCTGACCATCATTGGCCAATGGCCGGAGGAATTCCGCTAG
- a CDS encoding MurR/RpiR family transcriptional regulator — protein MARNSSSPELDFTDLSVSARLASCAKILKPNQRKVAQFVMDNLESVVDMTAQEVSEKVGVGRATVVRTAQALGFEGFPQFRVALARETPQVQSPKEGIAAAAQAVAANLESIVIDEDELNRIAKRLGTARQVLVSAHGLSAPLGTTLVARLVSVGVPAMMYSDATTEKLAAAGLTSDSVCVAISGSGVNTPTLRAVTLARDAGAEVVGLTSFARTPLTELACHTLIIPKAFSSFREEILHASRVELLFVCEQLAARVTPATPPKTDPLAIVGEGLQE, from the coding sequence ATGGCACGGAATTCTTCTTCCCCAGAGCTGGATTTCACAGACCTGTCGGTGTCAGCGCGGCTTGCGTCCTGCGCGAAGATATTAAAGCCGAACCAGCGCAAGGTTGCGCAGTTTGTGATGGATAATCTCGAGTCGGTCGTGGATATGACTGCCCAAGAAGTCAGTGAAAAAGTCGGCGTGGGCAGAGCAACTGTGGTGCGAACTGCGCAGGCGCTAGGTTTTGAGGGCTTTCCGCAATTTCGGGTAGCGCTTGCACGCGAGACCCCACAGGTGCAGAGCCCGAAGGAGGGGATTGCTGCGGCAGCACAAGCAGTGGCAGCCAACCTAGAATCCATCGTCATCGACGAAGACGAACTGAATCGGATTGCGAAGCGACTTGGCACAGCGCGTCAGGTTCTCGTCAGTGCCCATGGATTATCCGCACCTTTAGGGACGACGTTGGTCGCTCGGCTCGTGAGCGTCGGCGTCCCCGCGATGATGTACTCCGACGCCACCACTGAGAAATTGGCTGCAGCAGGATTAACAAGTGACAGCGTGTGCGTTGCTATTTCCGGCTCCGGAGTAAATACCCCGACGCTGCGTGCGGTGACATTGGCACGCGACGCTGGAGCTGAGGTTGTTGGATTAACCTCATTTGCGCGCACACCGTTGACTGAGCTGGCATGTCACACTCTGATCATTCCGAAGGCATTTAGTTCTTTCCGAGAGGAAATTCTGCATGCCTCTCGAGTAGAACTACTTTTTGTCTGCGAACAGCTCGCGGCCAGAGTCACACCGGCGACACCACCAAAGACCGACCCCTTGGCCATTGTTGGTGAAGGGCTGCAGGAATAG
- the phnE gene encoding phosphonate ABC transporter, permease protein PhnE yields the protein MSLKKLILAFIFLIALFGLGIDWRELPEVPGKVGHYLQLMFASPDWEKLPRALAEMWRSIAMAWIGSLICVVVSIPLGFLAAFGVGPLWLRNTLKVFFAVIRAFPEVVIAIILLTVTGLTPFTGALALGISGIGQQAKWTYETVESARTGAPEAIRAVGGTTATVVRWGLWPACVPALLSFALYRFEISIRTSAVLGIVGAGGIGSMLANYTNYRQWEVVGMLLIVMVGITMIIDAISGRLRRSIMQQA from the coding sequence ATGAGCTTAAAGAAACTTATTCTCGCCTTCATCTTTCTCATCGCGTTATTTGGGCTCGGTATCGACTGGCGGGAACTTCCCGAGGTACCAGGAAAAGTAGGCCATTACCTGCAGTTGATGTTTGCATCACCAGACTGGGAGAAGTTGCCGCGTGCCCTGGCTGAAATGTGGCGCTCCATCGCCATGGCCTGGATCGGTTCACTGATCTGCGTTGTTGTGTCGATTCCGCTTGGTTTCTTGGCCGCTTTCGGCGTGGGACCGCTGTGGCTGCGCAACACGCTCAAAGTATTCTTCGCCGTAATCCGAGCGTTTCCAGAAGTGGTCATCGCGATCATTTTGCTGACGGTTACTGGTCTAACGCCTTTTACCGGTGCATTGGCACTGGGGATTTCCGGCATCGGACAGCAGGCTAAGTGGACTTATGAAACGGTGGAGTCAGCTAGAACAGGCGCTCCAGAAGCTATCCGCGCGGTCGGTGGCACTACCGCCACCGTCGTTCGTTGGGGATTGTGGCCTGCCTGTGTGCCCGCACTTTTATCGTTTGCGTTGTATCGGTTTGAAATTTCCATCCGCACCTCCGCGGTCTTAGGCATCGTGGGCGCCGGTGGCATCGGTAGCATGCTGGCCAACTACACCAATTATCGTCAATGGGAAGTCGTAGGCATGCTCCTTATCGTGATGGTGGGCATTACGATGATCATCGATGCCATTTCCGGACGCCTACGCCGGTCAATAATGCAGCAGGCTTAA
- the phnE gene encoding phosphonate ABC transporter, permease protein PhnE, translating into MTIASAAPGLGGVEIDLGALWRNWRNGYDKLLQMLQPNVEFIPRTLGPMLEALQMAFVGAVISALISLPLTLWAASASNPNAVGRALVRGIINVIRAVPDLVYATVLVAMVGVGALPGVMTLVLFNLGIVVKLVSESIDSTDHRYMEAGRAAGGTQFQINRDMTLPQVLPLFMNQWLYTLELNVRISAILGIVGAGGIGRLLDERRSFYAYSDVSVIILEILVVVLAIEVLSNYLRRRLQ; encoded by the coding sequence ATGACCATCGCTTCTGCAGCCCCTGGGCTGGGCGGTGTGGAGATCGACTTAGGCGCGTTGTGGCGCAACTGGCGTAATGGCTACGACAAGTTGCTGCAGATGCTCCAACCCAACGTGGAGTTTATTCCTCGAACCCTCGGTCCGATGCTTGAAGCTTTGCAGATGGCGTTTGTTGGCGCGGTCATATCCGCACTTATCTCCCTGCCGCTTACGCTATGGGCAGCTAGTGCCAGCAATCCTAACGCCGTTGGTCGAGCATTAGTACGCGGGATTATCAACGTCATTCGTGCGGTGCCGGATTTGGTGTATGCCACTGTCTTGGTCGCCATGGTCGGTGTTGGTGCCTTACCCGGTGTTATGACGTTGGTTTTGTTTAACCTCGGCATTGTGGTCAAGCTCGTGTCGGAATCCATTGACTCAACCGACCATCGCTACATGGAAGCAGGCCGGGCCGCGGGCGGAACGCAATTTCAGATTAATCGGGATATGACCCTGCCTCAGGTGTTGCCGTTGTTTATGAACCAGTGGCTATACACCTTGGAATTAAACGTGCGTATCTCGGCAATCTTGGGAATTGTCGGGGCAGGTGGCATCGGCAGGCTTTTGGATGAACGCCGTTCGTTTTATGCCTATAGCGATGTCTCCGTCATTATCCTGGAGATTTTAGTAGTGGTGCTAGCCATCGAAGTGCTGTCTAACTATCTCAGGCGGCGATTGCAATGA
- the phnC gene encoding phosphonate ABC transporter ATP-binding protein, whose translation MIEQDSWPISLHDVGVTYPGQVRAISDVSIEVQPGEMVCVIGPSGAGKSTLIRTINGLNPVSSGQVTVGPHRIDQLKGRPLRRARGDIGMIFQSFNLAEQVDVMDNVLVGRFAHVPVWRAVLGLHTAADKQLAHDALSAVNLLEKAGARAGALSGGQKQRVAIARALTQQPKILLADEPIASLDPPTAHSVMRDIQKINREQGITVVVNLHQLDMVQKYTDRIIGMREGEIVFDGPTASATQADFEAIYDRPIEADDVADQGVL comes from the coding sequence GTGATTGAACAAGATAGTTGGCCAATTTCGCTTCACGATGTGGGCGTAACTTATCCCGGCCAAGTACGAGCGATATCTGATGTCAGTATCGAGGTTCAACCAGGGGAGATGGTGTGTGTCATTGGGCCTTCGGGTGCTGGTAAATCAACGCTGATTCGAACCATCAATGGTCTTAACCCTGTCAGCAGTGGACAAGTCACAGTCGGACCTCACCGAATTGACCAGCTGAAGGGCAGGCCCCTTCGGCGTGCCCGCGGTGACATCGGAATGATTTTTCAAAGCTTTAACCTGGCTGAGCAGGTAGATGTTATGGACAATGTCCTCGTCGGACGCTTTGCCCACGTCCCAGTATGGCGTGCGGTGCTAGGGCTGCATACTGCCGCGGATAAACAGCTAGCCCACGATGCTTTATCGGCGGTGAATCTCTTGGAAAAGGCAGGGGCACGAGCGGGTGCGCTATCGGGCGGCCAAAAGCAGCGCGTCGCCATCGCGCGAGCCTTAACGCAACAGCCGAAGATTCTGCTCGCTGACGAACCTATTGCCTCGCTAGATCCACCCACCGCGCATTCGGTGATGCGCGATATTCAAAAGATTAACCGTGAGCAGGGGATTACCGTTGTCGTTAATTTGCACCAGTTAGATATGGTGCAAAAATATACCGACCGCATCATCGGTATGCGCGAGGGCGAGATTGTCTTCGACGGACCTACTGCTTCAGCAACGCAAGCCGACTTTGAGGCCATTTATGATCGACCAATCGAAGCCGATGATGTAGCCGATCAGGGCGTGCTATGA